From Slackia heliotrinireducens DSM 20476:
ATCCTGGTCTTTGATTGCTTCGATCGCCTTGTTTCGCGCGGCAGCCGCTTTGTTGCGGAAATACCCTGAGGTGGTAACGTATCGACCGCTTCCGAAGACCTTCCATGTCGATTGCGTCGCATCTAAATTAGCCACATATGCGAAGAAGTCTCTAGTTAGCCGGTCGTAGAATATGTATCCGTCATCACGGTGGCTGTAATGCTTCATGAAGTTGTAAGCGAACACGTCAATCGCAATGCCGCTGATTGATACGGAATTAGCTTCTCGCCACGCCCTTGCCATTTTGCATAGCCTCTTAAGGTTGCCATTGCATGCTTCGTCCATAGAGTTCAGCTCGTTGATTTCTGCAACGGGGTCGCATGCTCTCCATCTGCCGCCTCCGTTGGAGTCAGGAAAGAGATAGCTTCCGTCTTCACACTCGAAGGCAGGAAGGACCTCGAAATTGATCCCGTCCGAAAAATCCACGGCAACGATTTGCCCATCGCCCTTAAGACGCGTTGAGGGATAGGTGGTCGCTATCGACATCTTTGCAGCTTGGAGCAGCGCGCTTTGTCCGTTTGATGCGTATGCATCGTATTTGACATACATGTTGTAAGGAAATCGGAAGAGAATATCGACGTCGCTGCCGTCGATACGTGTTCCACGACCATAAGACCCCACATATCGACCATGAGCTTCGTCTGAACTAGAGTCCCAGAAATCTGCATTGAGGCGTTTCGTTATCGAGTGGTAACGGTATGAAATCACAGCTAGCGTATCGCATGAAATCGCTAGGTTTCCGCAGAATCTTTCGAATTGTTTAGCTATTGGATAGGTAGCCAATCGATCCTCCTAAAGCTTCATATACGTAATCTCAAACTGCTTGACCATGCGCATCTCTTGGACGCGGCTTTCAATTGCAAACGCATTACCGCTGTCGAATTTTTGCCAGATGTCGAGTCCGCGGTCGAGCAGAATGTCCCACTTGTCGTCGATTACGAAATGACGAGCATGAATGGTGTTTGTATCGTCGAAATCCCACTCTAACGTCAGACCGAACGGATGCAACGCATCTGCAATCTGGCACAGATAGTCATCTTGCTTCACTGGGTCGTACTGGTCCGGACATGTGAGCAGGTGCACGTGTATTTCCGGAACGCAGTAGTCGAAGTGGGTAATAATGACCTCGAGAACCTCCATCAGGTTTCGACACTGGTGGAACGTTCGAATGTAAGGGTCGATAATCTCGATGCTCCGTGCGCCTTCGAGATACGGGCCGAAAAGCTTCTCGTACGACACTCCTCGTTGGTTCTCGCGATACGACTTATGTCCGACGAATGGACCTTCGTCTGCCTTACTCACGATAGCGCTTTGCGACAATTGAAGATCAGGATTCTCGGGAACTGATGCGTCATCCATGGAAAGCAGAGGTTCCTCAGCGTCCCTTCTCTCCCAAGGCACTTTATCGCGCGAGTGGTACGTGTTCGGGAAGTTGATTTCCTCTAGCGTTGACACCTCGCGCCATTGCCCGCCTATCTCTCGGTACGAGAAATCGACCCTTGCGAATGTCTCGTCGATGCGGTAGAGCTGGTCTTTGACACGTTTTCGCATCTCCAAGGCGAACTCGATAATCTCGGCCTCTTCCTCGATCGTCGCATTCTTTCCTGGGAACAGGAGCTTCATGAGGCCCGAGTAGGTTTTCATGACTCCGTCGCGGTCGCGCGTCGAGAGAGTTTCGGACAGCTCGAATCGCTCCCAGAGCTGTCCCGAGTAATCGAGGCCACGCAGACTGCGCAGCGCTTCTGCAAGGTAATCCACGATGAAGCCGTAGTCGGTGCAGAACATCTCGCCGCGGATGATGTCGACCTCCCATCCCGGGATATAGGCGTGAATGCGGTCGATGAACGCTGGATCGTGGTAGACCTTCGGCAGGTCCTCGAACAGGTCAGTCTGGTTGATCATGTAAGCGACATCGTGACTCGTGTTGCCGACAAACGCCATCGAAGCCTCGGCGGTAACCTGCTCGATGCCGCGGCTGAAGCTCTTGTTAGCCATGTAGTTCTTCAAGATGTCCACGATGTCGGCCTTCGGGCGCTTGTTAACGCCTGCGAATTCGTCGAAAGCGACGCAGTCCCAATAGCCGACGAGGCCGATGCGTCCGGTTGAGTTGTTCACAAACAGCTTTGCCGGCGTCACTTCGCCGCCTGAGATAAGGATGCCGTGAGGGCTGAACTCACTGAACACATGGCTCTTGCCAGTGCCTTTAGGGCCCAACTCGATTAGATTGTAATTCCGTTCGCAATAGGTGACGAGGCGAGTCAATTGGAAGAGCTTTGAGCGCTTCCCGAGCTGCTCTGGGTCGAGCCCGATACTTCTGATGATTACATCCAGCCATTCATCGACGGTGAATCTTGTGCGCTTCTCTATGTACCCGTCGAGATCGAACCGCGCCATCTGGATCGGTTTAAGCTGCTGGAGCAGATAAGGCGACTCATCCTTCGCCTCGTTTGGGCTGTAGCCGATATCAGCGACGCACCAGACGCCGGATACCAGAAGGCGCCTGTTACGCTTCACGGTGTCCGAGTCGACGAGCACCCGCGATATGCCAAGGTTTTCGAACGTCGCCTCATAGGCGTCGCGCTTCTCGTTGAGCATAACGGATACTTTATCGATGACGCGCATGTAGCCCGATTGTTTGATGTCGCTGCGTATTGCCCCCGCCTCGGCTCGCTGCACGTAATGTTTCGCGAGGATATCGCGAACGCGCTCCACGCCCGCGGCAATCTGCTCCTCATCATCGGTAGCGCAATTTTGCCCGAGCAGGTATTCGAGCACGTAGCTCGGAACGGCGGCATTACCGCGCACCAGTTTTACGAGGTCCTTACGGACAACGTAACCGGTGAAGATTTCATTAAGCTTCCTATCGAGTTCGTTCATCGGATATCTCCTGTTTACGCATATAACACTATACCTTCTACGAGCTTATCCCACTTAGCCTCTAGATAGTCAGCGTTTGCCACAACCCATTCTGAAGCTTCTGAGAGCTTTCGTCTCGATATGTTGCCCTCAATGACCTTGCCAGAAGGTATTTCAAGAACAACTTCTTTCCCTTGATACCTCGCATGCAAATGCGGAAGATTGTGGCCCCGTTCTTTTGTGTGAATCACAAATGTAATACCATTCTTATAACCGACCCTCCCGCGCTGGTATACGTAATCAAAAATCGAAACCCATTCTTTGAACTCTAAATTATCAAACAGTATTTCTTCGTGCAATTGATTACCTCCAATCGCTCAGTCCCTGGACCTTGGCCAGGGCATGCGGGAACTTGTTGTAGTTGATCTTGACGCCGTCGTCGAGGTCGATGGCCACGCGCTCGTGAGCGAGCGGGTACACGACCTCCTTCTCCCACGCCTCCAGCTCGGAGATCTGCGCGCGCATCCTGTCGGCGGCCTTTAGGTCGGCCGCCCGCTCCGAGCGCCCGAGCACCTGCACGCGCAGCCGAAGCTTGTCCTCGTAGGCGCGCAGGTACTTCGTGAGAATCTCTCCCACGGTACCCTCGCTGTATCGGTGCATGTAGACGAGGCACGAGAAGCCCTTCTGCGGGCTCTGGAACAGCCAGTAGATCGGCCTCTTCTGGTAGGTCTTGACATGGTCGGAGTAGAAGTCGCGCACGAAGTAGGTGCGCAGATCGCATCCCAGCGCCCCTTCGATGAAGGCGACGTTCTCGTCGAGGGTCGACTCGCCGTAGGCCGCCGCGAGGAATCGGTAGAACTGCGTGACGACGTCGTCGTCGAACCACTCGGCGTCGAGCACGGGCAGGATGTTGTCCTCGTCCGGCACGAAGGAGGGGTCGGGCACCTTGGCCAGGAAGTCCCTCGCGGTGTCGCCCTGGTTCGCGAGCACGAACCCGGGGGCGTCGAGCGAGTACCTGCCGAAGATGCAGCCTACGCCGTAGCTGATAAGGGACTTCACGTCGCGCTGGAGGTCGGCCAGGCGCACGCTCACCTTGTCGTCGGACACCTCGATGGGAACCTCACCCTCCATGCCGTAGATGCGCGCGAATACTCGGTTGAGCTTCTCCTCATTTGCCTTTAGCTGGTCGAAGCGGCTCCGACACTCTGATTGCCACAAGGCGAATGCGTCTTCAACGCGGCTGGTCCGCGCAAGCGGGTGCCTCTCGAAGTCCCAGCTGGTCTCGAAGGAGTCCCAATCTTTACGAGCTACTGCGACATTAGTATCGACAGTTCTTCTTACTTCATCGCATCGAGAATCATCATTCCAGGGAATACTGCCCAACTCTCGAATCTTTAAATGCATTGTTGGTGCCAATAATTCCAGGTAACGTTTTGCAACACTCGAGTTCAGCAGCCCCAATAAGGCATTTCGGCTGTCATCATCAGGATAAATGCCCATACCAGTCATTTCAGAGAGATCGTTTGTTTTTAACCTGAATGATTGTTCGCCGCTTGTAACGTCAGACCATGTGATATACGGACGGAACTTTAAATCGTCACTATAATCTTGAGCATGGTTGCCATTTTTCTCAGCGCTTTCAAATGCGTATTTACCGTTTTCTCGCCAGTCCACGACGTATTCAGCATTACCGTACCACTTTCTAAAGGCTCCACCCTTGTTGCATGGATACCAGCGATAGCCTTCAATAAAAGTTGCATCCGAGGAAACCCCATTAAAGAGTATCTTTCCTCTTGCAACTTCCCACCAGAATCTTAAAAAGGCTCCGTTGTTGCCCGTTTTAATCCCAACCGAAGCGCGTCCCAATGAAGCGACATTTCCTAAATTCCGAAAAGCTCCCATCATCGTCTCGCTTACCAAATAGGCAATCGGACAGCCTGGTATTGTTTTAAAAAGGTCAGTGTCAGCTTTGTATAGCCAACCGCATTTTGGATTATGAATCGCATTCAAAAGGGCCGTGTCTTTTTCTGAGGTTCGATGGCTTAACTTGAAAAAAGAGCCTTTGACACCCGATAGGTGACCTTTCCCAAGAATCCATCCAGCATTTGCATCAAAAACATCGGGGTGCGCATTTGTTCCTCGTGTGTCTAAGAATGAATATAGAGTCGTTTGCTCAAGTATCTTTCTACGGAGCTTTTCGAACGACGAGATGTACATACAAGTGTCAGAAGTAATTATGCTTTCCACTCCATATTGCTTTGTGAAGTGTAAACAGCGTTCGATAAAACACGTACAGAGGTCGGCTTTGGCATCAGGATAATTCCCCTTACACCATCTGCTTAGATAAGTACTCATATTGCCGCTTCCAAGATAGGGCGGGTTAGCTACCACGCAGTGGTAGGAGCCGGAGAGCGCCTCAACGTTCTCCAACATGGCGCCGAGGCGTCCCGCGAGGTCCCTGGCGAACATGTCGGATTGCGCCTTCGGGGCGAGGCGCTCGATCTCGGCCGCTACCGCCCGGGCGTCCCCGGCCTCGGGGACGTAGAGGCTGCCGACCTCGCCCATGTGGGCCATCGCCTCGATGAGCCCGACCCGCTCCTTGAACGACTGGGAGAGATAGGGCATGTCGGCCTCGTCGAGGGCGACAGGGCGCAGGACGGTGACGTCGGCGTCCACGTCCCTCTCGAGGAAGCGCGGGTCGCGCTCCAGCGCCTTCATCTCGAGGGCGAACTTGGCTATCTCCGCAGCGCGGGCGTCGATCTCGAGCCCCTTGAGGTTGTTCTGGAGGATCATGGCGGGGATCTCCTCGGGAAGCCAGCCCTCCTCCTCGTACATGGAGTAGAGCAGGTCGAAGGCGTACACGAGGATGTGCCCCGACCCGCAGGCCGGGTCGAGCACGCGGACCTCCTCGGCGGACGAGACCTCGATGTGAGGCTCGTCGCCCTCGGGCGCGATGTAGTAGTCCATCCGCTCGGCCAGAGGGGAGCCGGGATGGTTGAGCATCCACAGGCGCCCCAGCGAGTTCTCGCACAGGTAGCGGACGATCCACTCGGGCGTGAACAGCTGGGTCGCCGGGCCTATCTCGGCGGGGCCCGCCTTCACGCTCCTTTTGAAGCCTGAATACACCTGATCATGCAACTCGGCGATGTAGAACTGGTAGAGCCATCCGAGCACCTCGACCGACGAGCAGGCGCCGGCGTCCATCTCCGCGACGATGCGGCCCAGGATCGACCCCTCGGACAGCAGCCCCCGGGGCATGAGGAGGCTGGATGCGGCGTCCTCCGAGAAGAGGTACGGCATGGGCTTCGCGTAGTGCGCGCACACGGCGCGCAGCAGCTCGGCGTACGCGGCCTCCGTGGCGTTCGCGCGCTGCGTCGAGCCGGACAGCAGGGAGACGACCCTCTCGCGCACGGCGGGGGCGAGCCCGTACTCGGGGTCGAAGGAGCCCTGCGCCGCGTCTGCGAGGACGGCGGGCATGGTCGAGCCGGCGCGCGGCGTCACGGCCGGCGTCGGCGTGTAGCCGCGGGCGTCCATGAAGCGCAGTGCGCACAGCCTGTTGAACCAGGTGTACGCCCCGGCCTCCACCACCGCGTCGCGCCCCTCGGCCTCGATCCTCGCCTCTAGCCGCACAACCCCGGTCCCGTCCGAGAGCCTCTCCGGGCTGTCGGCGGCGAGCACCGCCTCGAGGCGTCCCTCAACCTCTCGGCGCAGCTCGTCGCGCACGCCGGTCGCCAGTCTCTTTATCCTGCTCGAGTCCATGCTTCTTACTTCCAATCGCTCAGACCCTGGACCTTGGCCAGGGCATGCGGGAACTTGTTGTAGTTGATCTTGACGCCGTCGTCGAGGTCGATGGCCACGCGCTCGTGAGCGAGCGGGTACACGACCTCCTTCTCCCACGCCTCCAGCTCGGAGATCTGCGCGCGCATCCTGTCGGCGGCCTTTAGGTCGGCCGCGCGCTCCGAGCGTGAGAGCACCTGCACGCGCAGCCGAAGCTTGTCCTCGTAGGCGCGCAGGTACTTCGTGAGGACCTCGCCCACGGTGCCCTCGTTGTAACGGTGCATGTAGACGAGGCACGAGAAGCTCTTCTGCGGGCTCTGGAACAGCCAGTAGATCGGCCTCTTCTGGTAGGTCTTCACGTGGTCGGAGTAGAAGTCGCGCACGAAGTAGGTGCGCAGGTCGCACCCGAGCGCCCCCTCGATGAACGCGACGTTCTCGTCGAGGGTCGACTCGCCGTAGGCCGCCGCGAGGAAGCGGTAGAACTGCGTGACTATATCGTCGTCGAACCACTCGGCGTCGAGAACGGGGAGGATGTTGTCCGCGTCGGGCACCAGCGTCGGCTCGGGCACTTTAACCAAGTAGTCGGCGACCGTTGCGCCCTGGTCGGCCAGCACGAGGCCGGGGGCGTCGAGCGAGTAGCGGCCGAATATGCAGCCGACGCCGTAGCTGATGAGCGACCTCACGTCGCGCTGCAGGTCGGCGAGGCGCACGCTGACCTTGTCGTCGGGCACCTCGATTGGCACCTCGCCCTCCATGCCGTAGATGCGCGCGAAGATCCGGTTGAGCTCCTCCTCGTTGGACTTCAGTATTTCGAAGCGGTCTCGGCACTCTGATTGCCACAGCGTGTACGCATCGGCGACGCACTCGGTCCGCACGAGCGGGTGCGTCTCGAAGTCCCAGCTCGTCTCGAAGGAGTCCCAGTCGGATTTGGCTAAGGAAACGTTTTCACTGACAGCTGCTTCGACCAATCTGAGATCGAACTCCGAAAAAAGAGCTGGGGCTTTTGCAACAACACCTGAGTTGTAATGAAGCGTTGGATTGAGCATTTTCAGTATTTCTGACATAACCGAACTATTCATTAGACCCAAATAATACAGAATGTGACTGCGAGGAAACATTGATGACCCACTTGAATCAAAGATAGTCCCTGCGGGCGAATAACGGAATCCCGGCATTCCTGTACATAATTCAGTCCAAGTTAGCGATTCCGCAAAATACATTTCTTC
This genomic window contains:
- a CDS encoding SMODS domain-containing nucleotidyltransferase — its product is MATYPIAKQFERFCGNLAISCDTLAVISYRYHSITKRLNADFWDSSSDEAHGRYVGSYGRGTRIDGSDVDILFRFPYNMYVKYDAYASNGQSALLQAAKMSIATTYPSTRLKGDGQIVAVDFSDGINFEVLPAFECEDGSYLFPDSNGGGRWRACDPVAEINELNSMDEACNGNLKRLCKMARAWREANSVSISGIAIDVFAYNFMKHYSHRDDGYIFYDRLTRDFFAYVANLDATQSTWKVFGSGRYVTTSGYFRNKAAAARNKAIEAIKDQDNGYMHATNDAWKEIYGSRFPRL
- the brxL gene encoding BREX system Lon protease-like protein BrxL; amino-acid sequence: MNELDRKLNEIFTGYVVRKDLVKLVRGNAAVPSYVLEYLLGQNCATDDEEQIAAGVERVRDILAKHYVQRAEAGAIRSDIKQSGYMRVIDKVSVMLNEKRDAYEATFENLGISRVLVDSDTVKRNRRLLVSGVWCVADIGYSPNEAKDESPYLLQQLKPIQMARFDLDGYIEKRTRFTVDEWLDVIIRSIGLDPEQLGKRSKLFQLTRLVTYCERNYNLIELGPKGTGKSHVFSEFSPHGILISGGEVTPAKLFVNNSTGRIGLVGYWDCVAFDEFAGVNKRPKADIVDILKNYMANKSFSRGIEQVTAEASMAFVGNTSHDVAYMINQTDLFEDLPKVYHDPAFIDRIHAYIPGWEVDIIRGEMFCTDYGFIVDYLAEALRSLRGLDYSGQLWERFELSETLSTRDRDGVMKTYSGLMKLLFPGKNATIEEEAEIIEFALEMRKRVKDQLYRIDETFARVDFSYREIGGQWREVSTLEEINFPNTYHSRDKVPWERRDAEEPLLSMDDASVPENPDLQLSQSAIVSKADEGPFVGHKSYRENQRGVSYEKLFGPYLEGARSIEIIDPYIRTFHQCRNLMEVLEVIITHFDYCVPEIHVHLLTCPDQYDPVKQDDYLCQIADALHPFGLTLEWDFDDTNTIHARHFVIDDKWDILLDRGLDIWQKFDSGNAFAIESRVQEMRMVKQFEITYMKL
- a CDS encoding DUF4160 domain-containing protein, with translation MHEEILFDNLEFKEWVSIFDYVYQRGRVGYKNGITFVIHTKERGHNLPHLHARYQGKEVVLEIPSGKVIEGNISRRKLSEASEWVVANADYLEAKWDKLVEGIVLYA
- the pglX gene encoding BREX-1 system adenine-specific DNA-methyltransferase PglX, with the translated sequence MDSSRIKRLATGVRDELRREVEGRLEAVLAADSPERLSDGTGVVRLEARIEAEGRDAVVEAGAYTWFNRLCALRFMDARGYTPTPAVTPRAGSTMPAVLADAAQGSFDPEYGLAPAVRERVVSLLSGSTQRANATEAAYAELLRAVCAHYAKPMPYLFSEDAASSLLMPRGLLSEGSILGRIVAEMDAGACSSVEVLGWLYQFYIAELHDQVYSGFKRSVKAGPAEIGPATQLFTPEWIVRYLCENSLGRLWMLNHPGSPLAERMDYYIAPEGDEPHIEVSSAEEVRVLDPACGSGHILVYAFDLLYSMYEEEGWLPEEIPAMILQNNLKGLEIDARAAEIAKFALEMKALERDPRFLERDVDADVTVLRPVALDEADMPYLSQSFKERVGLIEAMAHMGEVGSLYVPEAGDARAVAAEIERLAPKAQSDMFARDLAGRLGAMLENVEALSGSYHCVVANPPYLGSGNMSTYLSRWCKGNYPDAKADLCTCFIERCLHFTKQYGVESIITSDTCMYISSFEKLRRKILEQTTLYSFLDTRGTNAHPDVFDANAGWILGKGHLSGVKGSFFKLSHRTSEKDTALLNAIHNPKCGWLYKADTDLFKTIPGCPIAYLVSETMMGAFRNLGNVASLGRASVGIKTGNNGAFLRFWWEVARGKILFNGVSSDATFIEGYRWYPCNKGGAFRKWYGNAEYVVDWRENGKYAFESAEKNGNHAQDYSDDLKFRPYITWSDVTSGEQSFRLKTNDLSEMTGMGIYPDDDSRNALLGLLNSSVAKRYLELLAPTMHLKIRELGSIPWNDDSRCDEVRRTVDTNVAVARKDWDSFETSWDFERHPLARTSRVEDAFALWQSECRSRFDQLKANEEKLNRVFARIYGMEGEVPIEVSDDKVSVRLADLQRDVKSLISYGVGCIFGRYSLDAPGFVLANQGDTARDFLAKVPDPSFVPDEDNILPVLDAEWFDDDVVTQFYRFLAAAYGESTLDENVAFIEGALGCDLRTYFVRDFYSDHVKTYQKRPIYWLFQSPQKGFSCLVYMHRYSEGTVGEILTKYLRAYEDKLRLRVQVLGRSERAADLKAADRMRAQISELEAWEKEVVYPLAHERVAIDLDDGVKINYNKFPHALAKVQGLSDWR